A stretch of the Neodiprion lecontei isolate iyNeoLeco1 chromosome 4, iyNeoLeco1.1, whole genome shotgun sequence genome encodes the following:
- the LOC107221386 gene encoding neogenin isoform X3, protein MELRVALISLALLTFVGQAIGRHGLQLLVEPQDVVVEQGAEARLDCVPNQSLGTPTIQWRTDDGQPISFIGDNYRSQLENGSLYISSVYAGNPELTGGYQCLASIDEVGAIVSRIATIRLASLPGFEREPQDTMVYPGQVAYLSCVLPLSASPLKIQWLKDEHPFSLDESRMTILPSGALEIDHAQPQDVGSYRCNASGIGQHRLSNKAQLNLLTSDIDQGLTAPVFVAKPSEHVAIEGTTITLECAANGNPKPTVLWLKDGIAVDLAPLDSRYRKVAASSLMITDIKEIDHGSYQCRAENVVDALDAVADVTVQVPPRFIKKPEDRIANEDQDLELECEIYGKPEPKVTWLKNGEKITPSAYWQLVNGYNLRINGLLQLDAGIFQCIGVNPAGSVQASARLFINQPKPSGKVEKRKPSNPKHPPKKNLHRQLYNNTWQHPDTLLGETLSAYTPNSEISISPSDDPADILGIISNPKFPLIPEPNFIDETDTLDLIEGSAPSAPRDLNAVLISTRFVTLRWREPENINGDIQTYHVYYKQEGSPRERVVNTSQNRLEGVIQGLQPSTKYQFRVVARNERGVGASSAILHVTTQSEADVPGPPLNLLGQAISSNSIDLTWEEPYVTNGRVIKYLITYIEGESEGKTNETVETRYRLLNLTPFTEYNFWVQAVNENGPGASTNEITVRTLSAPPTQSPYNVTLEAANSTSIIIRWEPPLEGKNGVITGYQIRYRQKGRKHWTPTTTQGNQKMYQLNGLEKHVIYQLKICALNVNGTGPWSDVMDIEPYERDLDESKVPNSPTNLKTKPMSDSIFVSWSPPKDQNIKVRGYTLGWGKGFPDNYTKKLDSKQRYFTIESLEPLAEYVIALRATNAVGEGTPSYANVQTTARSVTESVAPLIPPVGLKAVVLSASTMMVYWTDSTLSKSQYVTDKRYYVVRYTSHHHSSNPRYKYYNSTDLNCMIVDLKPNTQYEFTVKLVKGKRESPWSMVELNTTQEAAPSSPPRDLTVQSVEDHATAVMLHWLPPKQPNAPITGYIISYTTDNTKWDRDWRVEAIIGDQSEIMIKTLQPSTTYYFKIKARNARGYGPFSSSVAFKTPENGRLSSLMICIIVGLSVVVITGVAVIVVVMCCRRRPESPDHKKGYTKDSNQKTNIKPPDLWIHHDQMELKAPEKSSINGEACSSGVGSNTLPRSGNQDYNQENMHINSSSLDKRTYVPSYMGNNDEKCSTLTRQHNRGSHKPKLITLPVDTLSPHQPIATATPIVNSSISQPAIHNSCADVPSVRPNYPRTAAQYSLSRAHVTLEPTPESSPDSCSMPSTYEPLQTQIPYPPGNQHYGANSQYTSGVYGSSSQPNSTVGVIENVNAKRLQGHPLKSFSVPAPPPQSAPSTPAQQKHGVSQVTVRPTISGSPYKKPPITTTQITKNRLATVVNPTHTAEEVERLKPSYSTEELNQEMANLEGLMKDLNAITASEFEC, encoded by the exons cTATCGGGAGACACGGATTGCAGCTATTAGTCGAACCGCAGGATGTGGTCGTAGAACAGGGAGCCGAAGCTCGATTGGATTGCGTGCCGAATCAATCACTCGGCACCCCGACCATACAATGGAGGACAGATGACGGGCAGCCTATCTCTTTTATAGGGGATAATTACAG ATCGCAGCTGGAAAATGGATCTTTGTATATAAGCAGCGTTTACGCGGGAAATCCTGAACTCACAGGAGGCTATCAGTGTCTCGCTTCCATAGATGAAGTCGGTGCCATTGTATCGCGGATAGCTACTATTAGACTTGCCA GTTTGCCAGGGTTCGAGAGAGAGCCACAAGACACTATGGTTTATCCGGGCCAAGTGGCTTACCTAAGTTGCGTTCTCCCGTTATCGGCGAGTCCTTTAAAGATACAATGGCTCAAGGATGAGCATCCATTTTCGTTGGACGAAAGCCGAATGACCATTTTACCGTCAG GTGCTTTAGAAATAGATCACGCGCAACCGCAAGATGTCGGATCGTACAGGTGTAATGCGAGTGGAATTGGGCAGCATAGACTTAGTAACAAAGCACAGCTAAATTTATTGACCTCTGACATTG ATCAGGGACTTACAGCTCCTGTATTTGTTGCAAAACCTTCGGAGCATGTTGCTATCGAAGGGACGACTATTACTTTGGAATGTGCAGCTAATGGCAACCCAAAACCAACAGTTCTTTGGCTCAAAGATGGGATCGCAGTTGATTTGGCACCGCTCGATTCAAG GTATCGAAAAGTAGCTGCTTCCAGTCTCATGATTACCGATATCAAAGAGATAGATCACGGATCGTATCAGTGCAGGGCAGAAAATGTAGTCGATGCCCTGGACGCGGTTGCCGACGTCACGGTGCAAG TTCCACCCAGATTTATCAAAAAACCTGAGGACCGAATTGCAAACGAAGATCAGGATCTGGAATTGGAGTGTGAAATATATGGAAAGCCAGAACCCAAAGTAACGTGGttaaaaaatggtgaaaaaattacaccgAGCGCTTATTGGCAACTTGTTAATGG TTACAATCTGCGTATCAATGGACTACTGCAACTCGATGCTGGTATTTTTCAATGCATCGGTGTAAATCCTGCGGGTAGCGTTCAGGCTTCGGCAAGACTGTTCATAAATCAGCCGA AACCCTCAGGAAAAGTTGAAAAGCGTAAACCGTCAAATCCTAAACACCCACCGAAGAAAAACCTCCATCGACAGTTGTACAACAACACGTGGCAGCACCCAGACACGTTACTGGGCGAAACCTTATCAGCTTATACCCCAAATTCTGAAATATCCATAAGTCCTTCGGACGATCCCGCCGACATATTGGGCATTATTAGCAATCCTAAATTCCCGCTGATTCCTGAACCCAATTTTATAGATGAAACCGATACCCTGGATTTGATCGAAGGCAGCGCACCGTCGGCTCCAAGAGATCTAAACGctgttttaatttcaacaaGATTTGTTACTCTCAGGTGGCGTGAGCCTGAGAATATCAATGGAGATATACAGACATATCATGTTTATTATAAACAGGAAGGATCACCAAG GGAACGCGTTGTAAACACGTCGCAAAACAGATTGGAAGGTGTGATACAAGGTTTACAACCAAGCACAAAGTACCAGTTTCGTGTAGTTGCGCGTAACGAACGTGGCGTCGGCGCGTCTAGTGCCATACTGCATGTAACAACTCAATCAGAG GCCGACGTTCCTGGACCTCCTTTGAATTTGCTAGGTCAAGCGATTAGCAGCAACAGCATTGACCTTACTTGGGAAGAACCATACGTAACAAATGGACGCGTCATTAAATACCTCATTACGTATATAGAG ggCGAAAGCGAAGGAAAAACTAACGAGACCGTTGAAACGAGGTACAGGCTTCTGAATCTTACGCCATTCACTGAATACAATTTTTGGGTTCAGGCTGTCAATGAAAACGGACCCGGAGCTTCGACCAATGAAATAACAGTCCGAACTCTCAGTGCACCGCCAACGCAATCTCCATACAACGTTACTTTAGAGGCAGCAAATTCTACC AGTATAATAATACGCTGGGAACCGCCGTTAGAAGGAAAAAATGGCGTAATAACCGGCTATCAGATTCGATATCGTCAGAAGGGCAGAAAGCATTGGACACCTACAACGACGCAGGGGAATCAGAAAATGTATCAATTAAACGGACTGGAGAAGCACGTTATTTACCAACTCAAAATATGCGCATTGAATGTCAACGGAACTGGACCATGGAGCGATGTAATGGACATCGAACCGTACGAAAGAGATTTGGACGAAAGTAAAGTTCCAAACTCTCCGACTAATTTGAAAA CTAAGCCAATGTCAGATTCGATATTCGTTTCATGGAGCCCGCCAAAGGACCAGAACATCAAGGTCCGAGGTTACACTTTGGGCTGGGGAAAAGGATTTCCGGATAACTATACAAAGAAATTAGACAGTAAACAACGCTACTTTACGATCGAATCGTTGG AACCGTTAGCCGAGTACGTCATTGCCCTTCGAGCCACTAATGCAGTTGGAGAGGGAACCCCATCTTACGCCAATGTTCAAACGACCGCGCGTTCGGTTACCGAATCTGTGGCACCTTTGATTCCACCTGTTGGACTTAAGGCCGTCGTTCTTTCCGCCAGTACGATGATGGTTTATTGGACAGATAGCACGCTGTCAAAGAGCCAG TATGTGACTGACAAGAGGTACTATGTGGTACGTTATACCTCTCATCATCACAGCAGCAATCCAAGATACAAATATTACAACTCTACTGATCTGAACTGCATGATCGTTGATCTAAAACCGAACACACAGTATGAATTTACCGTTAAATTGGTCAAG GGAAAGAGAGAATCTCCTTGGAGTATGGTGGAGTTGAATACAACTCAGGAAGCAGCGCCCAGTTCACCACCTCGAGATCTCACTGTTCAAAGCGTCGAAGATCATGCGACAGCAGTGATGCTTCATTGGCTGCCACCAAAGCAACCTAATGCACCGATTACTg GATACATTATCTCGTATACAACGGACAACACGAAATGGGACAGGGATTGGAGGGTCGAGGCGATAATCGGCGATCAGAGTGAGATCATGATAAAAACTCTTCAGCCTAGTACGacttattatttcaaaattaaagcTAGAAACGCCAGAGGATACGGCCCGTTTTCGTCCTCTGTAGCTTTCAAAACACCTGAGA ATGGACGGCTTTCGAGCTTGATGATATGCATAATAGTCGGCCTATCCGTTGTTGTCATAACCGGTGTCGCTGTAATCGTTGTCGTCATGTGTTGTCGTCGACGTCCCGAGTCCCCGGATCACAAAAAAGG GTACACGAAAGATTCTAATCAGAAAACTAACATTAAGCCACCTGATCTGTGGATTCATCACGATCAAATGGAGCTCAAGGCTCCTGAGAAGTCTTCTATCAACGGCGAAGCTTGCTCAAGCGGAGTGGGCAGCAATACTCTTCCCAGATCTGGTAATCAGGATTACAATCAAGAAAATATGCACATCAATTCAAGCTCCTTGGATAAGCGTACTTATGTGCCTAGTTACATGG GTAACAACGACGAAAAATGTTCTACCCTAACAAGACAACACAACCGAGGAAGTCATAAACCCAAACTCATTACCCTTCCTGTCGACACTCTTTCTCCGCATCAGC CCATCGCCACAGCTACTCCCATTGTAAACAGCAGCATATCACAACCAGCAATTCATAACTCATGCGCAGACGTACCTTCCGTGAGGCCTAATTATCCTCGCACCGCTGCGCAGTATAGCTTGAGCAGAGCACATGTTACTCTGGAACCGACACCAGAGTCCAGCCCTGACTCTTGCAGCATGCCGAGTACTTACGAACCTCTGCAAACTCAG ATTCCCTATCCCCCAGGGAACCAGCATTATGGAGCAAACAGCCAGTACACGTCTGGCGTATATGGCTCTAGTAGCCAGCCTAACAGTACCGTTGGTGTTATAGAAAATGTAAACGCGAAGCGACTTCAGGGACATCCATTGAAAAGTTTCAGCGTACCAGCTCCGCCACCTCAGTCTGCGCCTTCGACCCCTGCTCAACAAAAGCACGGAG TTTCGCAAGTCACTGTGAGGCCGACGATATCCGGTAGCCCATACAAAAAACCACCGATCACAACGACACAGATAACAAAAAACAGGTTAGCCACGGTTGTGAATCCGACGCATACGGCTGAAGAGGTCGAACGATTGAAG CCGTCATACAGCACGGAGGAATTGAATCAAGAAATGGCGAATTTAGAGGGGCTGATGAAAGATCTGAATGCCATAACAGCGTCAGAATTTGAGTGCTGA
- the LOC107221386 gene encoding neogenin isoform X2, with protein sequence MELRVALISLALLTFVGQAIGRHGLQLLVEPQDVVVEQGAEARLDCVPNQSLGTPTIQWRTDDGQPISFIGDNYRSQLENGSLYISSVYAGNPELTGGYQCLASIDEVGAIVSRIATIRLASLPGFEREPQDTMVYPGQVAYLSCVLPLSASPLKIQWLKDEHPFSLDESRMTILPSGALEIDHAQPQDVGSYRCNASGIGQHRLSNKAQLNLLTSDIDQGLTAPVFVAKPSEHVAIEGTTITLECAANGNPKPTVLWLKDGIAVDLAPLDSRYRKVAASSLMITDIKEIDHGSYQCRAENVVDALDAVADVTVQVPPRFIKKPEDRIANEDQDLELECEIYGKPEPKVTWLKNGEKITPSAYWQLVNGYNLRINGLLQLDAGIFQCIGVNPAGSVQASARLFINQPRKVEKRKPSNPKHPPKKNLHRQLYNNTWQHPDTLLGETLSAYTPNSEISISPSDDPADILGIISNPKFPLIPEPNFIDETDTLDLIEGSAPSAPRDLNAVLISTRFVTLRWREPENINGDIQTYHVYYKQEGSPRERVVNTSQNRLEGVIQGLQPSTKYQFRVVARNERGVGASSAILHVTTQSEADVPGPPLNLLGQAISSNSIDLTWEEPYVTNGRVIKYLITYIEGESEGKTNETVETRYRLLNLTPFTEYNFWVQAVNENGPGASTNEITVRTLSAPPTQSPYNVTLEAANSTSIIIRWEPPLEGKNGVITGYQIRYRQKGRKHWTPTTTQGNQKMYQLNGLEKHVIYQLKICALNVNGTGPWSDVMDIEPYERDLDESKVPNSPTNLKTKPMSDSIFVSWSPPKDQNIKVRGYTLGWGKGFPDNYTKKLDSKQRYFTIESLEPLAEYVIALRATNAVGEGTPSYANVQTTARSVTESVAPLIPPVGLKAVVLSASTMMVYWTDSTLSKSQYVTDKRYYVVRYTSHHHSSNPRYKYYNSTDLNCMIVDLKPNTQYEFTVKLVKGKRESPWSMVELNTTQEAAPSSPPRDLTVQSVEDHATAVMLHWLPPKQPNAPITGYIISYTTDNTKWDRDWRVEAIIGDQSEIMIKTLQPSTTYYFKIKARNARGYGPFSSSVAFKTPESTPTDGRLSSLMICIIVGLSVVVITGVAVIVVVMCCRRRPESPDHKKGYTKDSNQKTNIKPPDLWIHHDQMELKAPEKSSINGEACSSGVGSNTLPRSGNQDYNQENMHINSSSLDKRTYVPSYMGNNDEKCSTLTRQHNRGSHKPKLITLPVDTLSPHQPIATATPIVNSSISQPAIHNSCADVPSVRPNYPRTAAQYSLSRAHVTLEPTPESSPDSCSMPSTYEPLQTQIPYPPGNQHYGANSQYTSGVYGSSSQPNSTVGVIENVNAKRLQGHPLKSFSVPAPPPQSAPSTPAQQKHGVSQVTVRPTISGSPYKKPPITTTQITKNRLATVVNPTHTAEEVERLKPSYSTEELNQEMANLEGLMKDLNAITASEFEC encoded by the exons cTATCGGGAGACACGGATTGCAGCTATTAGTCGAACCGCAGGATGTGGTCGTAGAACAGGGAGCCGAAGCTCGATTGGATTGCGTGCCGAATCAATCACTCGGCACCCCGACCATACAATGGAGGACAGATGACGGGCAGCCTATCTCTTTTATAGGGGATAATTACAG ATCGCAGCTGGAAAATGGATCTTTGTATATAAGCAGCGTTTACGCGGGAAATCCTGAACTCACAGGAGGCTATCAGTGTCTCGCTTCCATAGATGAAGTCGGTGCCATTGTATCGCGGATAGCTACTATTAGACTTGCCA GTTTGCCAGGGTTCGAGAGAGAGCCACAAGACACTATGGTTTATCCGGGCCAAGTGGCTTACCTAAGTTGCGTTCTCCCGTTATCGGCGAGTCCTTTAAAGATACAATGGCTCAAGGATGAGCATCCATTTTCGTTGGACGAAAGCCGAATGACCATTTTACCGTCAG GTGCTTTAGAAATAGATCACGCGCAACCGCAAGATGTCGGATCGTACAGGTGTAATGCGAGTGGAATTGGGCAGCATAGACTTAGTAACAAAGCACAGCTAAATTTATTGACCTCTGACATTG ATCAGGGACTTACAGCTCCTGTATTTGTTGCAAAACCTTCGGAGCATGTTGCTATCGAAGGGACGACTATTACTTTGGAATGTGCAGCTAATGGCAACCCAAAACCAACAGTTCTTTGGCTCAAAGATGGGATCGCAGTTGATTTGGCACCGCTCGATTCAAG GTATCGAAAAGTAGCTGCTTCCAGTCTCATGATTACCGATATCAAAGAGATAGATCACGGATCGTATCAGTGCAGGGCAGAAAATGTAGTCGATGCCCTGGACGCGGTTGCCGACGTCACGGTGCAAG TTCCACCCAGATTTATCAAAAAACCTGAGGACCGAATTGCAAACGAAGATCAGGATCTGGAATTGGAGTGTGAAATATATGGAAAGCCAGAACCCAAAGTAACGTGGttaaaaaatggtgaaaaaattacaccgAGCGCTTATTGGCAACTTGTTAATGG TTACAATCTGCGTATCAATGGACTACTGCAACTCGATGCTGGTATTTTTCAATGCATCGGTGTAAATCCTGCGGGTAGCGTTCAGGCTTCGGCAAGACTGTTCATAAATCAGCCGA GAAAAGTTGAAAAGCGTAAACCGTCAAATCCTAAACACCCACCGAAGAAAAACCTCCATCGACAGTTGTACAACAACACGTGGCAGCACCCAGACACGTTACTGGGCGAAACCTTATCAGCTTATACCCCAAATTCTGAAATATCCATAAGTCCTTCGGACGATCCCGCCGACATATTGGGCATTATTAGCAATCCTAAATTCCCGCTGATTCCTGAACCCAATTTTATAGATGAAACCGATACCCTGGATTTGATCGAAGGCAGCGCACCGTCGGCTCCAAGAGATCTAAACGctgttttaatttcaacaaGATTTGTTACTCTCAGGTGGCGTGAGCCTGAGAATATCAATGGAGATATACAGACATATCATGTTTATTATAAACAGGAAGGATCACCAAG GGAACGCGTTGTAAACACGTCGCAAAACAGATTGGAAGGTGTGATACAAGGTTTACAACCAAGCACAAAGTACCAGTTTCGTGTAGTTGCGCGTAACGAACGTGGCGTCGGCGCGTCTAGTGCCATACTGCATGTAACAACTCAATCAGAG GCCGACGTTCCTGGACCTCCTTTGAATTTGCTAGGTCAAGCGATTAGCAGCAACAGCATTGACCTTACTTGGGAAGAACCATACGTAACAAATGGACGCGTCATTAAATACCTCATTACGTATATAGAG ggCGAAAGCGAAGGAAAAACTAACGAGACCGTTGAAACGAGGTACAGGCTTCTGAATCTTACGCCATTCACTGAATACAATTTTTGGGTTCAGGCTGTCAATGAAAACGGACCCGGAGCTTCGACCAATGAAATAACAGTCCGAACTCTCAGTGCACCGCCAACGCAATCTCCATACAACGTTACTTTAGAGGCAGCAAATTCTACC AGTATAATAATACGCTGGGAACCGCCGTTAGAAGGAAAAAATGGCGTAATAACCGGCTATCAGATTCGATATCGTCAGAAGGGCAGAAAGCATTGGACACCTACAACGACGCAGGGGAATCAGAAAATGTATCAATTAAACGGACTGGAGAAGCACGTTATTTACCAACTCAAAATATGCGCATTGAATGTCAACGGAACTGGACCATGGAGCGATGTAATGGACATCGAACCGTACGAAAGAGATTTGGACGAAAGTAAAGTTCCAAACTCTCCGACTAATTTGAAAA CTAAGCCAATGTCAGATTCGATATTCGTTTCATGGAGCCCGCCAAAGGACCAGAACATCAAGGTCCGAGGTTACACTTTGGGCTGGGGAAAAGGATTTCCGGATAACTATACAAAGAAATTAGACAGTAAACAACGCTACTTTACGATCGAATCGTTGG AACCGTTAGCCGAGTACGTCATTGCCCTTCGAGCCACTAATGCAGTTGGAGAGGGAACCCCATCTTACGCCAATGTTCAAACGACCGCGCGTTCGGTTACCGAATCTGTGGCACCTTTGATTCCACCTGTTGGACTTAAGGCCGTCGTTCTTTCCGCCAGTACGATGATGGTTTATTGGACAGATAGCACGCTGTCAAAGAGCCAG TATGTGACTGACAAGAGGTACTATGTGGTACGTTATACCTCTCATCATCACAGCAGCAATCCAAGATACAAATATTACAACTCTACTGATCTGAACTGCATGATCGTTGATCTAAAACCGAACACACAGTATGAATTTACCGTTAAATTGGTCAAG GGAAAGAGAGAATCTCCTTGGAGTATGGTGGAGTTGAATACAACTCAGGAAGCAGCGCCCAGTTCACCACCTCGAGATCTCACTGTTCAAAGCGTCGAAGATCATGCGACAGCAGTGATGCTTCATTGGCTGCCACCAAAGCAACCTAATGCACCGATTACTg GATACATTATCTCGTATACAACGGACAACACGAAATGGGACAGGGATTGGAGGGTCGAGGCGATAATCGGCGATCAGAGTGAGATCATGATAAAAACTCTTCAGCCTAGTACGacttattatttcaaaattaaagcTAGAAACGCCAGAGGATACGGCCCGTTTTCGTCCTCTGTAGCTTTCAAAACACCTGAGA GTACTCCAACAGATGGACGGCTTTCGAGCTTGATGATATGCATAATAGTCGGCCTATCCGTTGTTGTCATAACCGGTGTCGCTGTAATCGTTGTCGTCATGTGTTGTCGTCGACGTCCCGAGTCCCCGGATCACAAAAAAGG GTACACGAAAGATTCTAATCAGAAAACTAACATTAAGCCACCTGATCTGTGGATTCATCACGATCAAATGGAGCTCAAGGCTCCTGAGAAGTCTTCTATCAACGGCGAAGCTTGCTCAAGCGGAGTGGGCAGCAATACTCTTCCCAGATCTGGTAATCAGGATTACAATCAAGAAAATATGCACATCAATTCAAGCTCCTTGGATAAGCGTACTTATGTGCCTAGTTACATGG GTAACAACGACGAAAAATGTTCTACCCTAACAAGACAACACAACCGAGGAAGTCATAAACCCAAACTCATTACCCTTCCTGTCGACACTCTTTCTCCGCATCAGC CCATCGCCACAGCTACTCCCATTGTAAACAGCAGCATATCACAACCAGCAATTCATAACTCATGCGCAGACGTACCTTCCGTGAGGCCTAATTATCCTCGCACCGCTGCGCAGTATAGCTTGAGCAGAGCACATGTTACTCTGGAACCGACACCAGAGTCCAGCCCTGACTCTTGCAGCATGCCGAGTACTTACGAACCTCTGCAAACTCAG ATTCCCTATCCCCCAGGGAACCAGCATTATGGAGCAAACAGCCAGTACACGTCTGGCGTATATGGCTCTAGTAGCCAGCCTAACAGTACCGTTGGTGTTATAGAAAATGTAAACGCGAAGCGACTTCAGGGACATCCATTGAAAAGTTTCAGCGTACCAGCTCCGCCACCTCAGTCTGCGCCTTCGACCCCTGCTCAACAAAAGCACGGAG TTTCGCAAGTCACTGTGAGGCCGACGATATCCGGTAGCCCATACAAAAAACCACCGATCACAACGACACAGATAACAAAAAACAGGTTAGCCACGGTTGTGAATCCGACGCATACGGCTGAAGAGGTCGAACGATTGAAG CCGTCATACAGCACGGAGGAATTGAATCAAGAAATGGCGAATTTAGAGGGGCTGATGAAAGATCTGAATGCCATAACAGCGTCAGAATTTGAGTGCTGA